One window from the genome of Terriglobia bacterium encodes:
- a CDS encoding 4Fe-4S binding protein produces MEQYYHAHKIDLTKCRGRSKCMRRCPTQAIRIRGGKAIRSEDLCVDCGDCMAVCPSDAIVPISDPIGGIPGRKYKVVVPTSVLYSQFEPSIHPYIVHLAFKELGFDEVVDVSLSCSTVARAYLKYMKTHPKLLPLIASDCPTTIRLIQVKYPELVEHISPLDVPRELTAKEIKTKWPAKLGLKPEEISVVYVTPCPAKIVSIKQPAEKAISWFDGAIRVNDAYSLLLPHVLAIKSRFEKRQVPEDFCFSIGWATLGGMTHAVNMENWLAVSGLDHVMKILDDIENSRLRNVDFVEAFACMLGCIGGPFNIENPYVARMNSIKQKEKYENPIEINDDEIARKLDQGYYFLENPVMPRPTKYFDTDLETSIKRMKESERVFQKLPQTDCGCCGAPTCMAFAEDLVRGEAKLENCIFLSGKEHGG; encoded by the coding sequence ATGGAGCAATATTATCATGCTCACAAGATAGATCTCACAAAGTGTCGCGGCCGCTCGAAGTGCATGCGGCGCTGTCCCACTCAGGCCATCAGAATCAGGGGTGGCAAAGCAATTCGATCGGAAGATCTTTGTGTCGACTGCGGAGACTGCATGGCCGTGTGCCCTTCAGATGCTATCGTCCCGATTTCAGATCCTATCGGGGGAATCCCCGGTCGCAAATATAAAGTGGTAGTGCCCACCTCGGTACTCTACTCACAATTCGAACCCAGTATTCACCCATACATTGTTCATCTGGCCTTCAAAGAGCTTGGCTTCGACGAGGTCGTGGATGTGAGTCTCTCTTGTTCGACCGTGGCAAGGGCATACCTCAAGTACATGAAGACGCACCCGAAACTTCTACCCCTCATTGCCTCCGACTGTCCTACCACGATACGGCTGATCCAAGTGAAATATCCGGAACTGGTGGAGCACATTTCCCCGCTCGATGTGCCCAGAGAGCTGACCGCCAAAGAGATAAAGACAAAGTGGCCGGCGAAGTTGGGCCTCAAGCCCGAGGAGATCAGTGTGGTTTATGTTACTCCCTGCCCGGCAAAGATTGTTTCCATCAAGCAACCTGCCGAGAAAGCGATCTCCTGGTTTGACGGGGCCATCCGTGTAAACGACGCATATTCCTTGCTGCTGCCGCACGTCCTCGCGATAAAGTCGCGATTCGAAAAGAGGCAGGTGCCTGAAGATTTTTGCTTCAGCATAGGCTGGGCAACGCTCGGGGGTATGACCCACGCGGTCAACATGGAAAACTGGCTGGCGGTTTCGGGGTTGGACCATGTGATGAAGATTCTCGACGATATCGAGAATTCGCGCTTGCGCAATGTGGATTTTGTAGAGGCGTTTGCATGTATGTTGGGATGCATTGGCGGGCCGTTTAACATTGAAAATCCCTATGTCGCCCGGATGAACAGCATTAAACAGAAAGAAAAGTATGAAAATCCGATCGAGATTAATGACGACGAGATTGCGCGCAAACTTGATCAGGGGTACTACTTTTTGGAAAATCCGGTTATGCCGCGCCCGACCAAATACTTTGATACAGATCTGGAGACATCAATAAAGAGAATGAAGGAGAGCGAGCGGGTGTTTCAGAAGCTTCCCCAGACGGACTGTGGTTGTTGCGGAGCGCCGACCTGCATGGCTTTTGCGGAAGACCTGGTCCGCGGCGAGGCGAAACTCGAAAATTGCATTTTTCTGTCTGGGAAGGAACACGGTGGCTGA
- a CDS encoding NAD(P)H-dependent oxidoreductase subunit E, which translates to MSKDDYAPVFSAFRGEEGDLIPILQGIQARLGYISEESVKHVSHFLRVSENQIFGVASFYSQFRFTPPGRNSIKVCLGTACHVRGGQILSQSLERELGILPGQATVDRRFDLQRVACLGCCALAPVVAVNNDIYSRMTVIRLKKTLSEYE; encoded by the coding sequence GTGTCTAAAGATGATTATGCTCCTGTATTTTCGGCGTTTAGAGGTGAGGAAGGAGATTTGATCCCGATTCTTCAGGGAATCCAGGCAAGGCTGGGGTATATTTCCGAGGAATCTGTCAAGCATGTTTCACACTTTCTGAGGGTGTCTGAGAATCAGATCTTCGGGGTGGCCTCCTTCTATTCTCAGTTTCGTTTCACTCCGCCGGGCAGAAACTCGATCAAGGTGTGCCTCGGGACTGCTTGCCACGTAAGGGGTGGCCAGATTCTCAGCCAGTCCCTTGAAAGGGAACTCGGCATTCTGCCCGGACAGGCGACCGTAGACCGAAGATTCGATCTGCAGCGTGTCGCTTGCCTGGGCTGCTGTGCACTGGCGCCGGTCGTGGCGGTCAACAACGATATATACAGCCGAATGACCGTGATTCGGCTCAAAAAAACATTGAGTGAATATGAATAG